One Deferribacterota bacterium genomic region harbors:
- the glpK gene encoding glycerol kinase GlpK, translating to MEKYLLGIDQGTTSTKVVAHTLEGKSCFLLQKEFNCVFPKLMWVEQDPCDILNTTITCLKNAVKRIKAEEGEILAIGITNQRETTIIWDKTSGKPVYNAIVWQDRRTSDMCNYYIDKGYEKEIVKKTGLIIDPYFSATKIKWLLDNIDGLREKALEGKIAFGTVDTFLIWHLTGGRIHATDATNASRTMMFNLDKQEWDEDILNEFNIPKEILPEIKDSVADYGYTDKKLIGEEIKILAVLGDQQAAAVGQICFTPGQLKCTYGTGCFALMNIGETPVYSKNRLLTTVAYRLNGRPTYALEGSVFVAGAAVQWLRDNLKLIKEAAETEDLARSLDSNDGVYIVPSFTGLGAPHWDSKARGVIVGLTRNTGIAHFARAVLEAACYQTVDLYEAMNMDSGIPFKSLKVDGGMTDNKWMLQFLADISNIDVLKPKITQITAFGVSAFAGIGSGVYNSIRDIEKLWEIDEDYKPKIDEDKRNMLITKWRKAVEIAKEYK from the coding sequence ATGGAAAAATATTTATTAGGAATTGATCAAGGAACTACTAGCACTAAGGTTGTGGCTCATACCTTAGAAGGTAAGTCATGTTTTTTATTACAAAAAGAATTTAATTGTGTATTCCCAAAATTGATGTGGGTTGAACAAGATCCATGTGACATTTTAAATACCACTATTACTTGTTTAAAAAATGCTGTAAAAAGGATAAAGGCTGAAGAAGGGGAAATTCTAGCTATTGGGATAACTAATCAGAGGGAAACTACTATTATATGGGATAAAACAAGTGGCAAGCCTGTATATAACGCAATAGTTTGGCAAGATAGAAGAACATCAGATATGTGCAATTATTATATAGATAAAGGATATGAAAAGGAAATAGTAAAAAAAACGGGTTTGATTATAGATCCATACTTTTCTGCTACAAAGATTAAATGGCTTTTAGATAACATTGATGGACTTAGAGAAAAAGCATTGGAAGGAAAAATTGCTTTTGGCACAGTTGATACATTCCTAATATGGCATTTAACAGGTGGTCGTATTCATGCAACAGATGCAACAAATGCCTCTAGAACAATGATGTTTAATTTGGATAAACAAGAATGGGATGAAGATATTTTAAATGAGTTTAATATCCCAAAAGAAATACTGCCTGAAATAAAAGATAGTGTAGCAGATTATGGATATACCGATAAAAAGCTCATAGGCGAAGAGATAAAAATATTAGCAGTTTTAGGCGATCAACAGGCTGCAGCTGTTGGTCAAATATGTTTTACTCCAGGACAATTAAAATGCACATATGGCACTGGTTGTTTTGCTTTAATGAATATAGGTGAAACACCTGTTTATTCAAAAAATAGATTACTTACAACAGTTGCCTATAGATTGAATGGGAGGCCAACCTATGCTTTAGAAGGTTCTGTTTTTGTTGCTGGGGCTGCAGTGCAGTGGTTAAGAGATAATCTAAAGTTGATTAAAGAGGCTGCTGAGACTGAGGATTTAGCTAGAAGTTTAGATAGTAATGACGGTGTATATATTGTGCCATCTTTTACTGGACTAGGTGCACCACACTGGGATTCCAAAGCAAGGGGTGTTATTGTGGGTTTAACAAGGAATACAGGCATAGCCCACTTTGCAAGAGCAGTTTTAGAAGCCGCATGTTATCAGACAGTTGATCTCTATGAAGCGATGAATATGGACAGTGGCATACCCTTTAAGTCTTTAAAAGTAGATGGTGGTATGACAGATAATAAATGGATGTTACAATTTTTAGCTGATATTTCAAATATAGATGTATTAAAACCTAAAATAACCCAAATTACAGCTTTTGGGGTTTCAGCATTTGCTGGTATAGGAAGTGGGGTATATAACAGTATAAGGGATATCGAAAAATTATGGGAGATAGATGAAGACTACAAACCAAAAATTGATGAAGATAAGAGAAATATGTTGATAACAAAGTGGAGAAAAGCTGTAGAGATAGCAAAG